Genomic segment of uncultured Desulfobacter sp.:
AAAAATGTCCCTTGTTGCCAGTGAACCCGAGGAAATAGAAGCTGCTAAAAAAGCCAGTTCGCAAAACATTCAACAGGCTGCGGAGAGAATGAAGCAAGCGTCTGCGAGTTTCGAAACTGAGGAAATTCAAAATATTTTTTCAAATTATCTGAAGGCAATAGAAGTTTGGACACAGAAAACCCAATATGTGGCAAAGCTGGCCAATACACCTGGGAAATCGCGATTTGCACGTAAGGCGAGTGAAAAGGGATCTGCTTTTAAGGCCTTTAGTGCGGTAAGAGTCATTATCGGGCAACTCCAGGATCTTCAAGAAAAACGTATTCAAGATGCCATTGTGGAGGTCAATGCTAAAAAAACGAGAATCAATGCTGAAGAAGATAAAATAGAAAATAAAAAAGAAGATGTTTTCAATATCAGCGCGGCTGTATATCAACATGCGTCGTACATGAAAACACTTTTTAGCGCTGTTGGCCTGTTTGCTTCCTTTGTTGCGATTATTTTAGCTTTGATGCTTGCCCGTTCGATAAATAGATCAATAAATGACGTTGTTGCAGGACTCAAGGATGCGGCGGAAGGTGAAGGTGATTTAACTAAACGCCTTGCGGTGAAAAGTAAGGATGAAATCGGCAGCCTGGCCAAGTGGTTTAATACTTTTGTTCAAAAGCTTCATGGTATTATTATGGATCTTGCCGGAAATTCAGAAAAGCTTCACACCTCTTCCAGCGAACTTTTTGCCATTTCAAAAAAAATGAGTGACGGCGCGGATAAAATGTCTGCCAAATCCGGAACGGTTGCCGCGGCAGCAGAAGAGATGAGTTCAAATCTGTCTTCTGTGGCTGCGGCAGCCGAGCAGTCGTCAGCCAATATCAACATGGTCTCTTCTGCCGCTGAGGAAATGAATTCAACCATTAACGAAATTGCCCAACATACCGGAAAAACTAGAATTTCAAGTAATCAGGCAGTGGATAGGACAAAAAAAGCATCTGAAAATATAGATCAGTTACGCAAATCTGCTCAAAAAATTGGAAAGGTGGTGGAAACCATTACTGAAATTTCAGAGCAGACCAACTTACTGGCGTTAAATGCAACTATTGAAGCGGCTCGATCCGGGGAAGCAGGCAAAGGATTTGCTGTCGTGGCAGGTGAGATCAAGACGCTGGCGAGACAAACAGCAGAAGCCACCATGGAAATTAAACAACGAATTGAAACTATACAAGATTCAACGAACCATACGGTTTCTGAAATCGGAGAGATTTCCCATGCCATAAGGATCGTCAATGAGATGATCGACACGGTTGCTGCTTCTGTGGAAGAGCAGTCGGCCACAACCAAAGAAATCGCCTCCAATGTTATCCAGGCTGCCCAGGGAATTCAGGACATGACAGAGAATGTGTCCCAGACCTCGGCAGTGGCAAGTGAAATTGCCAAAGAAATTGCCGAGGTAAACCAGGCAGCAAGCGAGATGTCGGCCAACAGCACGCAGGTAAATGCCAGTGCCGGTGGTTTAAGTCAATTGTCAGAGCAACTTAAAAAAAATATTGATCAGTTTAAAATTTAACAGACGGTTATCAAATCAGGTAAAAGACAATCTGGAACAGAAAAGGAACAATCAATTGTCGTCCCCATAGTTCAATAACTTCAGTGAGTCATATAATTATTTTCAACCAATTAAGGAGAATGCAAATGAAAAAAAAAATTAGTCGAAAGATTTGGTTTCTTCTCGCTTCCTGTTTATTAACAATGGTGATAGCGAGTAATGGGTTTGCGAACGATACAGGAAAAGTGAGACTTTCCGTGTTGTGTGATGATACTGCCGCTTCGGACACATTTGTTACTGAGCATGGCGTATCAATCTTCGTTGAACTGGCTAATGGCCATCACTGGCTTGTCGATACCGGCACCACGGATATTTTCATGCAAAATGCCAAACGCATGGACATCAGCCTGGACAACCTTACTGGGATCGCCATTAGTCATGGGCATGATGATCATACCGGAGGGTTGACATTCTACCCGCGTCTCAAAGGGAAACCACCTGTTTTCGGTCATCCTTATATCTGGCATAAACAGTACGGCATAAAAAAAGATAAACCGGTTCGGATTTGTGGTATGCCCTATCTTGCCAGACAATATGCGAACCCTGTATTCCAGCCCCGAAATTACGTATCCCAACTGGATGAAGATATGTATTTTTTTACTGATATCCCCCGGGAACCAGGAAGCTATGTGCCGACACAGGGAAAGTTTCAAAATGAGGACGGCACCGGACCTTGCCCTATTATTGATGACGCTACGATAGCTATTAGGACCCCCCAGGGCATCGTGGCAATCTTCGGATGTGGGCATGCCGGATACATCAATATTCTGAAAGCTATCCATAAAAAATTCCCCAATGATAAATTGCTTGCCGTGGTCGGTGGACTTCATCTGAAGAGCGCTGATGATGAGGTTCTTGCAAAAGCTGTTGCATATACGGATACAATCAAAGCTAATGATTTTACATTTTATGGGGGGCATTGTACCGGCAGCAACGCCATTAAATATTTTACAGAAGCCTATGGTGATAAGGTAGTTAGACCATTGGGTTCTGGACGTGTGATTAAATTTTGAGATTGCTATTTAGAAACGTACAGTTGAGTCAATTGTTCCCAAACGACTGAAAAGTTTTTTACGAAAACAGACATAAATAAAGGAGAAATTATGAAAAAAATGTTAACGATGGTTGTTCTTGGTGTCTTCTTTGCTACATCATTTGCAGTTGCAATGGAAAATCCAGCCGTAGGTAAAATGATTGATAAAGTAATTAAAGATCTTAATGCAGATCCGGGAGGCTCTGAGAAAATAAAAGCCTTTGCCGTGGAAAAGCTTGTCCCATTTTGCACAAATACGGTGTTCGTGGAAGCGGTAAAATCGCACAATGCCCAGAATATATCCCTGGAACAAATCAAGAAAATCGACAAAGAGTGGATGGAAGCCGAGGAAGAGCTTCCGATTATGACAGCGCTCTTGGAGAATCCTTGCGGCAAGGAACTTAAAGGCTTGGCTGAGGCAGAGCTGGCCGTTTCCAAAGGTTTTGTTTTTGACAATCAGGGTGCGACAGTAGGGTCTTTTGGAATTCCTAACGATTATTGGCAGGGCGATGAGGGGAAATTTAAGCGTACAGTTAAAGATCATAGCATCGAAATCGGACCAATTAAGTTCGATAAAGCCGAAAATGCGCAGCTTCAGCATTTGGCGTTTCCTGTCATTGACGAAGCTGGAAACGTTGTAGGCGGGTTTCTTATTGGGATTTTTTTAGAAAAATTATAAGTATTGCTCAGTACTCTTGTTTTTTCATAATCTCGTGCAGGCGATGCCCAATTCCACGATTCACAGCGGCTGCAACCGCCGTGGATCGTGGAAGCCAATTATCGCTGCGTATTTTGTGGTTTTAGCTGAACGATCTGTTGACTAAAATTTTTCTGACAGTAACGGATCAGAGGGACTTGTGTAGGCAATCAATGAAATAGATTGGATCAAGCCATTTTGCGCTATCTTTGGAATGCTTATTTTGAAAAAATAGCAAAAAAACGGACATCGCTTTTCAATAGTCATTCACAAGTCACGGCTTCTGTTTACAAAGCCGTCATCTCATTATTTTTTCTATAGAAAGTCTTTCAACCAACATAAACGGTTATCAATGGCATGATATATTTAAATAAGTAAAAATGGATTTGTCGATCTAATGAATATTTTTGTAGCTCGTCAACCTGTATTCACTTTAGATAAAAAAATTTTTGGTTATGAACTTTTATTCAGGCTCAGCCTGGATAATGTATTCCCATATATCGACGGGTCTACAGCCACATCCGGAGTGTTGTCAAATACTTTTTTCTCCTTTGGAATCAATGAAGTTCTTGCTGGCAAACCCGGAATGATCAACTTCACCCGGAATCTATTGCTCAAGCAGATCCCCATGCTTTTTCCGAAGGAGCATATTATTATTGAAATTTTAGAAGATATTGCCCCTGACCCTGAAATCATTGACACATTAAAAATGCTTAAAACAAAAGGGTTTAGAATTGCTCTAGATGATTTTGTTTATGATCGAAAATTTAATGAAATGATTCTGCTGTGCGATATGATCAAGTTTGATATCATAGCCACACCCCTGGATAGTCTGGCTCCGGTTCTCAAATTTCTGGGAAATAAACTCAAACATATCATACCACTGTGTGAAAAGGTGGAAACCTACGAAGAGTTTGAACAAGCCAAAGCAATGGGGTTCCAACTTTTCCAGGGATATTTTTTTGCAAAACCAGAAGTTTTGTCACGTAGAAGCCTTTCTTCCAATCAGGTCTCTAACTTAAAACTATTAAATGAAATTTCAAAGCAGGAACCAGCGTTAGACGCTATTGAAAACATGATTAAAAAAGATATGGATATATCTTTCAAACTATTGGCATTTATTAATTCTGCATATTTTAAGCGGCTCACTGCCGTAGATACGATCAAGGATGCCATCATATTTTTGGGTCTTCAGAAATTAAAAAAATTTATCACAGTATTAGTGGTATCGAATATAAATCCAGGTAAGCCCGATGAGTTGATCCGATTTTCGATAATCAAGGCTCGAATGTGCGAACAATGCGCGCATATTATAAAAACCCGGTTTACTCCGGACGAATTGTTCACTGTAGGGCTGTTTTCAAACATAGATTCCATTTTGGATATACCCATGGAAGATATTCTTGAAAAAATTAATCTGTCGGAAAAAATCAAGAATGCTCTTTTAGGCCAAGATCTGATGTTCAGACGGCTCAACGACCTAATCATAAACTTCAAACGGGGAAACTGGGACTACGTAACATTTAAAGGCGAAGATTCCCAATTGATTCAAAAGCTGCCCACTTTTTATATGAACGCCATAAAAATGGCAGATACCTTTCTTGCCCCGACCTGAATTCTGAAGAATAATAACACCGAATGGCATTTAGGTCGAAGCTTAACAATTCTCCGTTGAAAAAATAGGTCCTTAAAACAAAGTGGCAATTCTGAGATGATATCGGTTGTATCGCTGCTCTCTATAATTCAGCCCACATGACCTTGGTCCGATAAATATTGCGTTTATGAAAATTGATGTCAAATGACGAGATTCAAATATTGTAACGGGTATTTCGTTGGCGACTGATAAAATACTGTAACGCTAATACGGACCAATGCCCCTGGCTTTCAGCCAGACCTTAATGCGGGATAGGCGGGGTATTGATTCATTTCATAAGCGAGGTACGGGTGCGGGATAATGTCGCCAAAGTCCGTTACAATATTTTGCCAGAAGGGGCGTTACACTAAGCCCAAAACAAGCGTGTTTTCCCAAATACAACACTCATGAGCAATCGGTCGTTTGAGCTATGATTTTTATCGCCAATTGTCATCAGGCAGACGAACTGCTCCCCATATTTTTGAGTCATACCGATTGTGTTGTGGTTCATTTTTTTTAAATCCTTTTAAAAGCTACCGGTTTAGGACTCGCCATTGCAACCCATTTGCAATAACTATCCGGTGGGAGAAGGATCACGTAACCCGGACGGTCTTCATGAAGTCAAAGTACTTGAACATGCTTGTAAGACGATCATTATAACCAATGATTCTATATTTTATGGCCCTGCCGGATCGCAAGATTAAACAGGGGATGTTTATAAATGTCTGGATGAACCGCTTGAATTCCATGCGGATTATTGAAAGACCTAATGCACGATATGGCATCAGCAGCCCATACCAGGCTTTCAGGTCCCATGCCAAAGAGGCGATAACCATATAGGCCCAGTTGGCATTTAGAGAATCCGACGGGTTCTCCATAGCACGTACACCATGTTTCAACTGGTCAATATCATTCTCGTGATCAGCCCGTTTTCGGTAAAAATCCACCAACTGCTCGGCCGATTTTTTCCAATCGTTGGTGATATAAAAAAAGTAACGAACATCATCAAACAGCAGACGGGGCGCATTCCCATTTTCCCGGTTTGAAAAAAGCCTATCTTTGAGAACAAAAAACGTGATAGTTTCTGTTCGCTGAGACGACTATAAAAATGGACTGTGCTGATGAAAAAAGCTGAAGATTGCAATACTGTTGAGGAAGTCTATGCTTGCCTGAAAGAACTGGAAGACGATCCGAGGTTGGTTCGCAATGCTCAAGAATTGGAGCAGGTAGAACGTGAAATACTTGGGTATACGAATCGACTGAGTGCCTTGCTTTTAAAAAAAGCATCCAGGGCTCATTAAATTCCTATGATCAGGTCGATCAAGAAAAAGAATTGATGTCCAGCTGGCCGGGCCGGATGAAAAGCGAAGGGCTTGAGACCGTTTCGATTCAGTGTTGTACAGGTAGTTCTGTTGATGTTCGTGTTCGATATTATCGGCGATCCTGTGACCGTCGAAATCGAAAAAGATATAAAGGTGCCTACGCCGGTTTAATCCTTCTTGGAATCCATGATCGCTGCTCACCAGCTTTGGCTTCTATGGTGAGTGCCTGGTCGGCCTTATTGAGTTCTTTTGAAGAAGTCCGTCAAGTGCTTTGTGATCATGGTATGGTGTTGGATATAAAGGTTATCCGTAAACTCACCTATCGTTACGCAGAACGGGCCCGAGCCGAGCAACAAGCGGGGCGAATCCCACTAAATGAGAGAGATTCACTTGAAGGGCGACGGGTGGTTATAAGCACCGATGGTGGACGCACACGGTTAAGAGAGAAGAAAAGAGGTCCCAAAACCCCAAAAAATAGAACCCGATTTCGTGGGGCGTGGCGAGAACCCAAACTTTTGATTATTTATGTGGTGGATGCCCAGGGAAAACAAGAAAAAAGCTTCTCACCATTTATTGATGGCAGTTTCAGCGGTCCGGATGGCATATTCCTCCTGTTAAAGGGGTATTTGAACGCCCTTCATATCCAGAAGTCCGATAAAATACTGTTTGTTGCAGATGGAGCACATTGGATTTGGAACCGGATCCCCGGACTGATCAAAGCATTGGGTTTGGCTCCTCAGCGAGTATATGAACTTCTTGATTTTTACCATGCCGTGGAGCATTTGGGTAAAGTATCAGCCCTAAAGAAGACCTGGTCATCCAAGGAGCGCAAACGCTGGGTGTCAAAACAGCGGGGCTTCCTGCTGAAAGGAAAAGCCGCTGACGTAGTACAGGCCGTCCAGACACTTTGTCGAGGCAGAAACAGTAAGGCTATTAAGACGGAACGGGATTATTTTGTGCGCAATGAAAGACGGCTTGATTTCCCAACTGTAAAAGCGTTGAATTTACCTATTGGCAGCGGTGCTATTGAAAGTTCAATTCGTAGGGTGGTGAATTTACGTCTGAAAGGTCCATGCACTTTTTGGTATCGGGAAAATGCAGAAAAAATGATTATGCTACGATCATACTTTAAAGCAGGGCGTTGGGATTGTTTGAAACTCATGGCAACCACGCACAATCCAATGCCGGCGGCATGACCGGGAAAATGGGAATGCGCCCCAGCAGACGTTCACCTTTATACTCGTTGATCGTTTTGCGCAGAACGATCATCCGGTAGGGCTTCCAACAGTTACCCGGCTTATATTTAAATTCGGCTATATGTTCACATGCGGTCTCCAAGCGTTTAAATTTGCGTTTTTTAACCACTTCACGTTTAACATTTTCCGGGCGTTGTCTGGGAACTGTTTTAATCGACCGAGGCGGTTTTTCAAATACAATCCAGTCAGACTCCGAGAGATTATTGGCCTGTTTGACCAAATTTGATCTGGCATCCATGCCAAATATAAAGGAACAGCGCTGATCCCATTTATCAAAGTTAGTGGTAAGACTAAAATCAGTATCACCCCGAACGTATAATTTTTTGAAAGTACCTTCCAGCAAATCAAGTGCCTTATCCACCCACTGCGCCGAACCAAGGTGGGACGGAGCATTACCTGACCGGTTGATAATATATAGAGGCTCCCTTGTTTTTTCCAAAGAGACGACCAACGGAGCATATCCCCACGTCCCTTTGTAAGAGATATCCATGCCCTGTTTGCACTCGCCGGTTGTCCCACTGATAGTACCGTCAATATTAATAATGGCTGCTTTCTTGAAATTTTGTGGCTGCTTTTCCCATATCTTTTTTCGGATGGTATTTTTTATATCCATCAGAGTCACAATATCTTCCGGGGAAAACCGGCGTAAAAAATCTCCTGCCGTAGTTGGATCAGGGATAAGTTTTGCATCCAGCGCATTAAGCCAGGCTTCATTATTTCTGAGTAGTTCAATATCCTGGAGGCAAGTACCGCCGGCAAGAATATTATATGCCATGTTGGCGAT
This window contains:
- a CDS encoding MBL fold metallo-hydrolase; amino-acid sequence: MKKKISRKIWFLLASCLLTMVIASNGFANDTGKVRLSVLCDDTAASDTFVTEHGVSIFVELANGHHWLVDTGTTDIFMQNAKRMDISLDNLTGIAISHGHDDHTGGLTFYPRLKGKPPVFGHPYIWHKQYGIKKDKPVRICGMPYLARQYANPVFQPRNYVSQLDEDMYFFTDIPREPGSYVPTQGKFQNEDGTGPCPIIDDATIAIRTPQGIVAIFGCGHAGYINILKAIHKKFPNDKLLAVVGGLHLKSADDEVLAKAVAYTDTIKANDFTFYGGHCTGSNAIKYFTEAYGDKVVRPLGSGRVIKF
- a CDS encoding IS1380 family transposase, which encodes MNKNISKKLAKRKKKISKKLNKRNWTEQPTPMLKASNIQYEIDGRLQGVAHGGIGLIHMLAKRTGLLKEIDKELELLKRHLPYHESDHIANMAYNILAGGTCLQDIELLRNNEAWLNALDAKLIPDPTTAGDFLRRFSPEDIVTLMDIKNTIRKKIWEKQPQNFKKAAIINIDGTISGTTGECKQGMDISYKGTWGYAPLVVSLEKTREPLYIINRSGNAPSHLGSAQWVDKALDLLEGTFKKLYVRGDTDFSLTTNFDKWDQRCSFIFGMDARSNLVKQANNLSESDWIVFEKPPRSIKTVPRQRPENVKREVVKKRKFKRLETACEHIAEFKYKPGNCWKPYRMIVLRKTINEYKGERLLGRIPIFPVMPPALDCAWLP
- a CDS encoding HDOD domain-containing protein, producing the protein MNIFVARQPVFTLDKKIFGYELLFRLSLDNVFPYIDGSTATSGVLSNTFFSFGINEVLAGKPGMINFTRNLLLKQIPMLFPKEHIIIEILEDIAPDPEIIDTLKMLKTKGFRIALDDFVYDRKFNEMILLCDMIKFDIIATPLDSLAPVLKFLGNKLKHIIPLCEKVETYEEFEQAKAMGFQLFQGYFFAKPEVLSRRSLSSNQVSNLKLLNEISKQEPALDAIENMIKKDMDISFKLLAFINSAYFKRLTAVDTIKDAIIFLGLQKLKKFITVLVVSNINPGKPDELIRFSIIKARMCEQCAHIIKTRFTPDELFTVGLFSNIDSILDIPMEDILEKINLSEKIKNALLGQDLMFRRLNDLIINFKRGNWDYVTFKGEDSQLIQKLPTFYMNAIKMADTFLAPT
- a CDS encoding methyl-accepting chemotaxis protein, whose product is MNWKITIIIGVPVFSLFILIAFGHWALENLTKNLRHIVNDQFVVLVEKQITPLIANEMLPLINDDIVRLRNLQNSIKLMVEAERDLTQAVIAEKMSLVASEPEEIEAAKKASSQNIQQAAERMKQASASFETEEIQNIFSNYLKAIEVWTQKTQYVAKLANTPGKSRFARKASEKGSAFKAFSAVRVIIGQLQDLQEKRIQDAIVEVNAKKTRINAEEDKIENKKEDVFNISAAVYQHASYMKTLFSAVGLFASFVAIILALMLARSINRSINDVVAGLKDAAEGEGDLTKRLAVKSKDEIGSLAKWFNTFVQKLHGIIMDLAGNSEKLHTSSSELFAISKKMSDGADKMSAKSGTVAAAAEEMSSNLSSVAAAAEQSSANINMVSSAAEEMNSTINEIAQHTGKTRISSNQAVDRTKKASENIDQLRKSAQKIGKVVETITEISEQTNLLALNATIEAARSGEAGKGFAVVAGEIKTLARQTAEATMEIKQRIETIQDSTNHTVSEIGEISHAIRIVNEMIDTVAASVEEQSATTKEIASNVIQAAQGIQDMTENVSQTSAVASEIAKEIAEVNQAASEMSANSTQVNASAGGLSQLSEQLKKNIDQFKI